From the genome of Halomonas sp. LR3S48:
GGGAAGGTGAAGCCGAGCGATGCCAGCATGGCCAGGCCGATGTTGGCCTGGGGGATGGCAGTGCGCATGGCGGCCGGGGCGGCGATGTACGAGGCGCTGGCGGCGAGTGCCGTGAGAATCATCAGCGAGCCGGTGGGCAGGCCGAGCATCAGGCCGACCGCGAGGCCGGCCATGGCCAGCACGAACGGCGCTACCAGGGCGAAGGTGAGCAGCCGCCAGTGGTACCAGGGAATCGGGCGCAGGGTTTCCGCCGCGGTCAGGCCCATCTGCAGCAGGAAGAGGGCCAGCACGGCATGGAAGGCGCCCGTCAGCAGGTCGGTGACGTTGGCGCCTTCGGCCGGGCCGTACATGGCGCCGATCACCGCACCGCCGGCCAGCAGGATCACGCCGCGGTTGGTCAGTGTCTCGTGCCAGATGCCTTGCAGCGCTTCGCTGGAATCCTTGCCCGAATGGCGGCGGAACAGTGCGATGGCGACCATGATCGCGGGTAGCTCCATCATTACCAGGTAGAGGGTGACCTCGGCGCCGATGGGCAGGGCACGGCTCTCGGCGAAGGCCAGCGCCACGGCGAAGGTACCGGCACTGACCGAGCCGTAGTGGGCGGCGATGCTGGCACTGTCGGCGGGCGATAGCCGTACCAGGCGGCGCAGCACCGGCATCAGGGCCAGCGGGATCAGCCCGCCCAGGGCGGCCACGGCAAGCAGTTCCGGTATCAGCGACCAGTTGAGGTTGCCATACAGGGACATGCCGCCCTTTAGGCCGATGGTCAACATCAGCAGCAGGCTCAGGGTATCGTAGGCGGCCTTGGGAATGGTGAGATCGGATTTCACGACGCCGGCGAGCAGGCCGAGCAGGAAGAACATCACGACGATGTCGGGCATGGGCTCTCTTCTTCTGGAACGCGATGACAGGTGGCGCGGATTGTGAGGAGTGAGTGGTATTGATTCCAATTGAATGTGATGCCAAATAGTATAGATATTTATCTATGATGCTGCAGTGAAGCCAACCATGAACGTACGCCACCTGACGTTTCGTCTGCTGCAGGTCTATGTTGCCGTGGTACGAACGGGCTCGGTCAGCGAGGCCGCGCGGCAGCTTCACCTGACCCAGCCGACCGTATCCCAGCAGCTCAAGCGTTTGGGCGAGGCGGTGGGGGAACCGTTGCTGCACAGCGGTCATGGGCGGCTGACCACCACCGAAGCGGGCCGGGAGCTCTACCGGGCCAGCCGCGAGGTACTCGGCCGCTTCGACGACTTCGAGGATTACCTGGAGGCGCTGCGTGGCGGCGAACGGGGGCGCTTCAGCATCGCCCTGGTCAATACCGCCCAATACGTGCTGCCGCGCCTGCTCGGGCCCTACAGCCAAGCCTTTCCCGACGTCGACGTGACCCTGCACATCGGCAACCGCCGCCAGATGCTGACCCGCTTCGAACGCCAGGACGACGATCTCTACGTTTTCAGCCATCCTCCCTCGTTGGCACATGCCCTGGCCGGACGCTTCCTGCGCAACCCGCTGGTGGTGGTCGCGCCACAGGGGCACCCTTTGGCGCACCGCGAAAGCATTTCCATGGGAGAGCTGCTGCGTGAGCGCTTCTTGCTGCGCGAACCGGGCTCGGCGACACGCATGATGTTCGAGAGCTGGCTGCAGGAGCACGGCCTCTCGCTGGGCCCCACACTGCAAATGGCCAGCAACGAAGCGATTCGCGTTGGCGTGGCGGCCGGGCTGGGCCTGGCCGTACTCTCCGAGCACGTGCTGCCGCCGGAGCACCCCGATATCGCGATCCTGCCTGTTGTCGACTTTCCCATCGAAAGCCACTGGCAGTTCATCGTGCGCCGCGACCGCCGCCTGCCCCATGCCGCTATGGGGTTCCTGCGCTTTGCCGCGGGGCATCTCGACGAATGCGTGGAACCGCGCTTCCTGGCCAACGAGCTGGAGCCGATGCTGGGGCTATTGGAGGTGGGAGCGGAGCTATAGCATTCCGCTTGGCGCCATTATGAAAAGAGGACCCAGCCGCTCAGTAGGAGCGGCTGGGTCTTTTTGCATCAGCACATTCGCCTGCTTCAGAGCATTCATCAGGCAAAAGAGTCGTGACGCCGTCCTGCCGTGGCCAGCCAGCCTGAGAGGTGGTGGCTGAGATCGCGGGCGTCATCGTCGGCGCCGTGTATGGCGCCCGACTTGCGCCGGCGCATGAAGGGCAGGCCCATGGCGTAGAGGCCTGGCGCCACTATGCCTCCTTCGTGCCGCAGGCGCCCGCGGGTGTCGAATACCGGCGCGTCCAGCCAACTGAAGTCGGGCCGGAAGCCGGTGGCCCACAGCACCGTGCGGATCTCGCCGCTGGCGAGGTCGAGACCGAGGCAGGGCCGCTGCGGTACCCGCGTGGGTGGCAGGTGCTCCGGGGCAGGCAGGGCGTCGTGCCAGCCGTGGGTGATGGCCCAGGCATCCAGGTTCTCGAGCAGCCGCACCAGCTTGAGGTCCGCAGCCGTGGCGTGCATGGCAAGCGAACCCGAGAACTGCAGCCGGGTGCCGGCCAGCCCCGCCAGGCGGCCGACCAGGCGTACGCCGCGCTCCCTCAGGGCGTTTAGGTCCAGGTCCTGTGGCTCGTCACTGCCCAGCAACTGGGGGGAGGGCTGGCGCCGGGCGCGGGCCAGGTCCTCCACCTCGTCGAAGCGCTGGTCGAGCATTCCCGCTTGTTCCAGCCACCACTGGATGTCGCGGCCGCGGTAGCGTCGCGGCAGTCGCAGGTGCTGCCCCACGGCAAGCGTCACGGGGCGGCCGCTGCGCTGGATTTCGTCGGCCAGTTGCGCGCCGGTGGCCGAGGCGCCCACCACCAGCACACCGCCCGGCGGCAACTGCTCCGGGCGACGATACTCATGGGGCGTGAGGCTTTCGATCCAGGGCGGCAGGGCTGCGGCCATGGCGGGCACGACGGGAAGCTGGCAGGCGCCGGTGGCGATCACCACCGCCCGGCAGCGCCAGTCGCCCCGATTCGTGACTACCCGGTAGCCGCCGTCAGAGGGCCATACCGTTTTCACCTCGGTGTCGGTATGCAGCGGGGCCGAGAGGCCGCGTGCGTAGCGGTCGAGCAAGGCGACCAGTTCCGTCACGCTCATGAAGCCTTCCGGTTCCGGCCCGCTGTAGGCTTGCCCGGGCAGTCGTGTCTGCCAGTTGGGTGTGAGCAGGCGCAGCGAGTCCCAGCGTTCTTTGCGCCAGGCATTGGCCACCTCGCCGCGCTCCAGGATCACATGGTCGATGCCGCGCCGCGCCAGGTGGTGGCTCATGGCGAGCCCGGCGTGTCCCGCGCCGATGACCACGGTGGTCACGGCGCGGGCCGGGCGGTGCAGCGGGCGTTGAAGCCCTGCGGTCATTTCACACTGACCTTCACGTGAGTGGGGTTGGTGAGCAGGTCGTAGACCGCCGAGCGCTTCTGCGACTGGGCCACCAGCGCCTCGATGTCGGAACGGCTGGCGTCGGCGTCGATCTCGAACGTCACACGGATATCGTCGAAGCCGTTGCGGACGTCGGGGTCCATGCCGAGGATGCCCTGGATGTCCATGTCGCCTTCCACCGTGGCCTTGACCGAGCGCAGCTGGATGCCGCGATGCTGGGCCACGGCGGCGACGCCAGCGGTGAGGCAGGCGGCCAGGCCGACCAGCACGTATTCCACCGGGGTGGGGCCGTGATCTTCGGCAGCGAATACCTCGGGGTGGTCTGCCTCGAAGGTGAAGCGTGAGCGGTGCTGCTGGGCTTCGCCGAGGCCATGGAAGTCCTCGACGACGATCTGGCTATGGGTGCCACGAACCCAGTCGCAGTGAGCGCGCCAGGTGAAGCGGGCGGCCTGTGGGGCCTCGGACAGCGCTTCGCGGGCGCCCAGCAAGGCGGTGACGTTGACGCCGTTGTCGATCTGTTGGGTGGCGGTGTGCATCTAGACTCTCCTTAATGTTGTTGTGTCTCGTCATGGGTTGACCGTCAGCGGTCAACAGCGAGATTCGGCGGGCTAGGTGTGAGCCAGCGTGGGAGAGGGCGTGGTTTTTTCAGAGGGGTTGCGTGGAATCCATCACGGGTGCGATGCGCTGGAAGGCCCAGACGTGGGTGACCGGCATACCGGCCTGATGCTGGGCCAGGCGTACCGATTCGGCATCCGGTGCATGGTAGAGGCAGAGCATGCGCTGCCGGTCGAGCGAGAAGAGAGTGCGCAGGAAGCGCACCTGATGATTGTCCAGGCACGCTGATCCAGCGTCTTCCAGGGCCTGGATCGCCTCGAAGGTCACCGCCGCGGCGAAGCGGCGCTCCACCATGACGTTGGCGGCTATCAGATCCGTGGCCTTCAGGCCGGGGGCATCGTGCACGCTGCCGCCCCATAGCGAGCTGATGTCGGCGCCGGCATGGCGCAGGCCGATACGTGCCGATTCCACGTCGGGGGCCAGGAAATGGCAGACCAGGCGGCGTCCATCCCGGGCCAGCAGGCTCTCCTGCCATTGAATCCGGTGCAGGTCGAAGCACGGTTGGGCCGCCTCGCTCAGCGAGCGAACCAGCTCCGGCGCGAGAGGGCGGTCGAAGCCACGTTCCAGGATGACGTCGATCATGCTTCGTCCTCGGCTGTGGGCTGGGCCAGCAGCGCTTGCCAGCGGCGTCGGGCCCAGCCGGCGACGGGCCCACTTGCCAGCGCTTCTGCGGCCTGGGCGTGCTGGTGCCTGCCGACCGTGTCGCCAAGGCGCCGGGCACATTCGGCCAGCAGGGCATGGGCCAGCAACTGCTCGCTGGGGCGTTCGAGCACCCGGGCGTGCTCCAGGGCTTCGCTGGCGCGGTGCCTGGTGCTTTCGGCGCGCGTGCGGGCGAGGTCGAGCCGTGCCGATTGCAGCAGCAGAACGGCCAGGCGATGGCGCGCGTCGGCGTGGCGCAGGGTGACGAGAGCGACGTCGAAGGGGTCGGGGTCGTCCTCGAGGGCGTAGTGGCACAAGGCTTCGGCGGCGGCGGCATAGGGCGCCTCGCTGCCGTCGCGCAGGCGCTTGGCGAGTTCACGCAGTTGGGCACAGCGTTCTCGGGCCTGCGCATAATCGTCACGCTCGAAGTCCATCAGCAACAGCGTCTCCTGGGCCTGGAACTCGCCCAGCTTGTCGCCCATGGCCTTGCACAGGGTGCGGGCCTCCTTGAAGTAGCTTTCCGCTTTGTCGAAACGGTCCTCGTGCAGGCTGAGCAGGCCTTGGGCCAGCGGAATGGCGGGGTGGCCGATATTCTGCCGGATGGCCAGTTCGCGTGCCTGGGCGAGCAGTTCGGCTGCCTGGTGCAGGTCGCGCTCCAGCATGGCCAGGCAGCGGGCGGTCTCGGCCATGGCGATGACCTGCTCGCGGCCTTCGCAACAGCGGGTCGCACGCTCCGCCTGCAGGGTCTGTTCATGGGCGTCGCTCCACTGGCCATGGGCCCAGCGAATATGGCTGGCCAACTGATAGCCGAGCCGCGCATGGGCCAGGGCACCGTGCTCCAGCGCCTGCTCGGCCAGTGCGACCACTTCGCCGGCGCCGGCCTCCCAATCTGCCAGGGGCGCGGCACTGTAGAGAAGGTCGTTAAGCTCGAGGGCCAGGCACACGCGCCGGACACCGGTCATGTCGTCGATCAGTGCCAGGCCTCGCTGGGCGAAGTGCTGGGCTTCCTTGTTGGCGAAGATGCGCAGGCTGAAGCGGCCGGCCTCGATCATCGCCCGGGCGGCCAGCTCGAGGTCGCCGCTGGCGTGGGCGTGGTAGGCCAGGCTGTTGGCCTGGCGCATGTCGTTCAGGGGGCCGTCGGTCAGCCATTCGGCAACGCGACGATGCATGGCCTGGCGGCGGGCCGGGGAAATTGCTTCGTACAGCTCGGTGGCCACCTCGCTGCGTGTGAAGCGCAGCAACCCCTGGGGGCCGGTGGAGAGCCACTGGTGCCGTTCGGCCACCTCCAGGGCCATGCCGATACGGTTGGTGTCGAGCCCCGAGACCTGGCCCAGGGTGGCTGGGTCGGGGTCGGGAGCCAGCAGCGCCGCCCAGCGCATCACTTCGAGGGTATCGCCCTCCAGGACCAAGGGGCGTTCAGCATCAGCTGGGCGTGGCGGTATCGTCGTTTCGGCACTTGATGCCGATGGGCCTTGGGCTTGCTTGGCCTCTCGCCAGGCACGCAGCAACTGGCCGTTGAGCGGCAGGCCCGCCTCGCGGAGGAGTCGCGTACCCAACTGCAGCTGTCGTTCGGCTTCGCGCGGCTGGTGCAGGGCCAGCAGCAGGCGCACCAACCAGGCGCGTGCCGCCTCGTCGAAGGGGGCGAGGCGCACCCAGGCATGGGCATGGGGCAAGGCGCGATCCGGGGTATCGGCGAGCCGCCCGACCAGCGTCGTCAGCAGGGTCGTCTGGGCACGCATGGCGGCTTCTCGCTCAGCCAGGCACCAGGCGTGGAAGTCGGGAAACCGGTCCAGCTCCAGGCCTTCCAGGAAAGGGCCACGGTAGCGGCTCGCGGTCTGTGCGAGCACTTCGGTGTCGGCCGTCGCCAAGCCGTCGTGGCATAGCGCATGCAGGCCGATCACGTCGATGTCGATGTCTGTGGTATCCAGGCTCACGCCCAATCGGTCCGCCTTGAGCCGGTTCCTGTCGGAATCGTCCACCAACCGGCGCAGCTTGGACAGGCTCCAGCGCAGCGAGCCACGCGGATCGTCGGGCAGTTCCCACAGCAGGTCACACAGGTGTTCGCGGCTCAGGGGGCGGGAGTGGCGCGCCAGGTAGGCGAGCAGCGCACGGGTTTTCCGGGAGGGAGGCAGCGCCAATACCCGCCCGTCCCGTATTACTTCGAGATCGCCGAGCAGGTTGAGGGTCAGCGCATTCATGTCAGGACCCTATGGGAGAACGTTAGCAGTATAGTCCGCGTTCCCACCGGGCCGACCGCCCATTTTTTTACTCCTTTGGCAGGAAAAACCACGCTGATTTACACGCCGGCTTCCTCGGCACGAGCCAACGCTGTTGGTCTACCCACCCCGAGGAGACTCACCATGACCCGCTACGCCAGCATACTGGAAACCATCGGCCGCACGCCGCTGGTGCGGCTCTCCCGGCTTGCACCGCCGGATGTCAACGTGCACGTGAAGGTAGAGGCCTTCAACCCCATGGGCTCGGTGAAGGACCGCATGGCGCTGGCGGTGATCGAGGCGGCCGAGCGCAGCGGCGCCTTGCGCCCCGGCCAGACGGTGATCGAGGCCACCAGCGGCAATACCGGTATCGGCCTGGCCATGGTATGCGCGCGCAAGGGCTATCCGCTGGTGGTGACCATGGCCGAGAGCTTCAGCCTGGAGCGGCGTCGGCTGCTGCGTTTCCTGGGCGCCCGGGTGGTGCTCACGCCGGCTTCCGAGAAGGGCAGCGGCATGCTGGCCAAGGCGGTCGAACTGGCCGAGACCCACGGTTACTTCCTGTGCCGCCAGTTCGAGAACGAGGCCAATGCCGAGGTACACAGCCGCACCACGGCGCAGGAGATCCTCGACGACATGCAAGGGGAGCCGATCCATGCCTGGGTGACCGGCTTCGGTACCGGCGGCACGCTCAAGGGTGTCTCCCGGGTGCTGAAAGCCGCCGATCCGTCGACCCTCGTGGTGGTCGCCGAGCCCGACAATGCCCCGCTGCTGGGCAGCGGCGAGGCGCAGCCGGCAGGCAGGAGCCACCCACGTTTCCGCCCCCACCTGATGCAGGGGTGGAGCCCCGATTTCATCTCGCCGCTCGCCCAGCAGGCGGTAGCCGCCGGTATGGTCGACGAAGTCGTGCCGGTGGCGGGTGAGGACGCTCTGCGACTGGCCCGCGAGCTGGCCCGCAAGGAAGGCATCTTCGTCGGCGTTTCCGCGGGTGCGACCCTGGCCGCTGCCTTGCAGGTGGCTCGGCGGGCGCCGGCCGGCAGCCATGTGGTCTGCATGCTGCCCGACACCGGCGAGCGCTACCAGTCCACGCCGCTGTTCGAAGGCATCGAGGACGAGATGAACGCGGAAGAGCTGGCGCTGTCGCGTTCCACGCCCGGTTGTCGCTTCGATACTCCCACTCCCCAGCCGGCGACCATGCCCGTGGCGCGAGTGGCCGCAGTGCAGGAATCGCCGAACGATATGGAGGCCGAGCGTCGGCTCGACGACTACCTGGCTCAGGCGCCGGTGGTCATGTTCGCCCTGGCCTGGTGCGAGTTCTGCTGGGCTGCACGCAAGCTGTTCGACCGCCTGGGCGTCGACTTCGTGAGCGTGGAGCTGGATGCTCCGGCGTGTCAGGCCGACGACATGGGCGTGCGCCTGCGACCGGTGCTGGCGCGGCGCACCGGGGCGCCGACCATTCCGCAGATATTCATCGGCGGCGAGCCGCTCGGCGGCTGCGGTGAGCTGTTCGAGGCCTGGTCCGACGGTAGCCTCGGCGAACGCCTGGCAGCGTGCGGAGTCGCTTACGACAGCGAGGCGAGGATCGACCCCGAACTCCTGTTGCCGACCTGGCTGCACCCACGCTCCACCACGGCCTGATACGGAGGAAACCAACATGAGCTACATCGAAACGATTGACCCGGAACTGGCCGAGGGCGAGGTCAAGGAGATGTACCAGCGCCAAGCGGCCCACTTCGGATTCTTGCCCAACTATGCCCGCGTGTTTTGTCATCGCCCGGAGGTCATGAAGTGCTGGGCGGCGCTGATCGCAACGATCCGCCGGCCGATGGAGCCGCGCCGGTACGAACTGGTGACGCTGGCTGCCGCCCGTGCCTTGGGCAACACCTACTGCTCGCTGGCGCATGCCAAGGTCCTGTCGGGTCTGCTGGGCATGGAAGAGACCCAGGCCATGGTGGCGGGCAAAGTGGGGCCGCTCAGTGAGGCCGAGCGTGCGATGATGACCTTCGCCGCCAAGGTGGCCTGCCGCGCCCAGGAAATCGGCGCCGAGGATATCGAAGCGCTGCGGGCTCACGGCTTCGCCGATGACGAGATCTTCGACATCGTTGCCGTAGTGGCGGGGCGCGCCTTCTTCACCCGTATTCTCGACGGCCTCGGGGCCGAGGCCGACGCCGCCTTCCGCGAGCTCCCACCCGGGCTGGTGGAACCGCTCAGCGTGGGCAGGCCGATAGCACTTGACGCAGCGCGGACCTGAACCTGCGGTAAACGGCGTCGAAACGGATCAGGGGGCTATCGTTCGGACATGTCGGGCATGTTGCGGGTGCGCGCCACACCCGGGAGCCGCCGGCGCAG
Proteins encoded in this window:
- a CDS encoding sodium-dependent bicarbonate transport family permease; translated protein: MPDIVVMFFLLGLLAGVVKSDLTIPKAAYDTLSLLLMLTIGLKGGMSLYGNLNWSLIPELLAVAALGGLIPLALMPVLRRLVRLSPADSASIAAHYGSVSAGTFAVALAFAESRALPIGAEVTLYLVMMELPAIMVAIALFRRHSGKDSSEALQGIWHETLTNRGVILLAGGAVIGAMYGPAEGANVTDLLTGAFHAVLALFLLQMGLTAAETLRPIPWYHWRLLTFALVAPFVLAMAGLAVGLMLGLPTGSLMILTALAASASYIAAPAAMRTAIPQANIGLAMLASLGFTFPLNVIVGIPIYHQLAMWLG
- a CDS encoding LysR family transcriptional regulator, with translation MNVRHLTFRLLQVYVAVVRTGSVSEAARQLHLTQPTVSQQLKRLGEAVGEPLLHSGHGRLTTTEAGRELYRASREVLGRFDDFEDYLEALRGGERGRFSIALVNTAQYVLPRLLGPYSQAFPDVDVTLHIGNRRQMLTRFERQDDDLYVFSHPPSLAHALAGRFLRNPLVVVAPQGHPLAHRESISMGELLRERFLLREPGSATRMMFESWLQEHGLSLGPTLQMASNEAIRVGVAAGLGLAVLSEHVLPPEHPDIAILPVVDFPIESHWQFIVRRDRRLPHAAMGFLRFAAGHLDECVEPRFLANELEPMLGLLEVGAEL
- a CDS encoding NAD(P)-binding domain-containing protein — encoded protein: MTAGLQRPLHRPARAVTTVVIGAGHAGLAMSHHLARRGIDHVILERGEVANAWRKERWDSLRLLTPNWQTRLPGQAYSGPEPEGFMSVTELVALLDRYARGLSAPLHTDTEVKTVWPSDGGYRVVTNRGDWRCRAVVIATGACQLPVVPAMAAALPPWIESLTPHEYRRPEQLPPGGVLVVGASATGAQLADEIQRSGRPVTLAVGQHLRLPRRYRGRDIQWWLEQAGMLDQRFDEVEDLARARRQPSPQLLGSDEPQDLDLNALRERGVRLVGRLAGLAGTRLQFSGSLAMHATAADLKLVRLLENLDAWAITHGWHDALPAPEHLPPTRVPQRPCLGLDLASGEIRTVLWATGFRPDFSWLDAPVFDTRGRLRHEGGIVAPGLYAMGLPFMRRRKSGAIHGADDDARDLSHHLSGWLATAGRRHDSFA
- a CDS encoding OsmC family protein, producing MHTATQQIDNGVNVTALLGAREALSEAPQAARFTWRAHCDWVRGTHSQIVVEDFHGLGEAQQHRSRFTFEADHPEVFAAEDHGPTPVEYVLVGLAACLTAGVAAVAQHRGIQLRSVKATVEGDMDIQGILGMDPDVRNGFDDIRVTFEIDADASRSDIEALVAQSQKRSAVYDLLTNPTHVKVSVK
- a CDS encoding DUF4242 domain-containing protein, whose amino-acid sequence is MIDVILERGFDRPLAPELVRSLSEAAQPCFDLHRIQWQESLLARDGRRLVCHFLAPDVESARIGLRHAGADISSLWGGSVHDAPGLKATDLIAANVMVERRFAAAVTFEAIQALEDAGSACLDNHQVRFLRTLFSLDRQRMLCLYHAPDAESVRLAQHQAGMPVTHVWAFQRIAPVMDSTQPL
- the cysK gene encoding cysteine synthase A, producing MTRYASILETIGRTPLVRLSRLAPPDVNVHVKVEAFNPMGSVKDRMALAVIEAAERSGALRPGQTVIEATSGNTGIGLAMVCARKGYPLVVTMAESFSLERRRLLRFLGARVVLTPASEKGSGMLAKAVELAETHGYFLCRQFENEANAEVHSRTTAQEILDDMQGEPIHAWVTGFGTGGTLKGVSRVLKAADPSTLVVVAEPDNAPLLGSGEAQPAGRSHPRFRPHLMQGWSPDFISPLAQQAVAAGMVDEVVPVAGEDALRLARELARKEGIFVGVSAGATLAAALQVARRAPAGSHVVCMLPDTGERYQSTPLFEGIEDEMNAEELALSRSTPGCRFDTPTPQPATMPVARVAAVQESPNDMEAERRLDDYLAQAPVVMFALAWCEFCWAARKLFDRLGVDFVSVELDAPACQADDMGVRLRPVLARRTGAPTIPQIFIGGEPLGGCGELFEAWSDGSLGERLAACGVAYDSEARIDPELLLPTWLHPRSTTA
- a CDS encoding carboxymuconolactone decarboxylase family protein produces the protein MSYIETIDPELAEGEVKEMYQRQAAHFGFLPNYARVFCHRPEVMKCWAALIATIRRPMEPRRYELVTLAAARALGNTYCSLAHAKVLSGLLGMEETQAMVAGKVGPLSEAERAMMTFAAKVACRAQEIGAEDIEALRAHGFADDEIFDIVAVVAGRAFFTRILDGLGAEADAAFRELPPGLVEPLSVGRPIALDAART